From one Vanessa tameamea isolate UH-Manoa-2023 chromosome 9, ilVanTame1 primary haplotype, whole genome shotgun sequence genomic stretch:
- the LOC113395070 gene encoding uncharacterized protein LOC113395070 isoform X1 has protein sequence MLIPTCIIKLFELMLAIACLTLHHYSFDLTDIPTLMLCSGTYVGYIIVLSGEIVGEAISAAADPYIDAWWSAAGAVLYGACGGLTLQWWRDVPYCLRRSQAHATAVCALALAALLLLDSLLALCSSHGDQDSVHSKSTKRCSP, from the exons ATGTTAATACCTACTTGTATAATCAAATTGTTTGAATTG ATGTTAGCAATAGCCTGCCTTACTTTACACCACTATAGCTTCGACCTTACTGATATTCCTACATTAATGTTATGTTCAGGGACGTACGTAGGGTACATCATCGTGCTCTCGGGGGAAATTGTTG GTGAGGCGATATCTGCGGCAGCTGACCCTTACATCGACGCGTGGTGGTCAGCTGCCGGCGCCGTATTGTATGGGGCTTGCGGTGGCCTAACACTGCAATGGTGGCGAGATGTGCCGTACTGTCTCCGTCGAAGCCAGGCCCATGCGACTGCTGTTTgtgcattagcattagcagccctACTCCTTTTAGATTCGCTGTTAGCCTTATGTTCTTCGCACGGCGACCAGGACAGCGTACACTCTAAGTCTACAAAACGATGTAGTCcataa
- the LOC113395070 gene encoding uncharacterized protein LOC113395070 isoform X2, which produces MLIPTCIIKLFELMLAIACLTLHHYSFDLTDIPTLMLCSGTYVGYIIVLSGEIVGEMVFAPLDLVQDMYFGILGICLFSVSGGLVLSARTKTSIYPRTGDHNAALIVGSLAVLNALLMLFDLSLAYMDSEQFDEDVSV; this is translated from the exons ATGTTAATACCTACTTGTATAATCAAATTGTTTGAATTG ATGTTAGCAATAGCCTGCCTTACTTTACACCACTATAGCTTCGACCTTACTGATATTCCTACATTAATGTTATGTTCAGGGACGTACGTAGGGTACATCATCGTGCTCTCGGGGGAAATTGTTG GGGAAATGGTATTCGCGCCTCTCGATCTTGTTCAAGACATGTACTTTGGGATATTGGGGATCTGCTTGTTTTCTGTGAGCGGTGGCTTAGTGCTGTCTGCGAGGACAAAGACCTCGATATATCCTCGGACGGGGGATCATAACGCAGCCTTGATCGTCGGATCGTTAGCGGTTCTCAACGCTCTCTTGATGTTGTTCGATTTAAGCCTCGCTTACATGGACAGTGAGCAATTCGATGAAGACGTCAGTGTGTAA
- the LOC113395010 gene encoding uncharacterized protein LOC113395010 has protein sequence MAISRLSIIKFLELALTCSCVALHYHSYNGDADIGMLVTGTFIGYLIIFAGAAAGYVMQTQAHKRIDIFYSLVGVALFVASGAMLIDRFQNYSKSEFRDKNLAKASLSIINGAILLIDAVLTQRGG, from the exons ATGGCTATTAGCagattatctattattaaatttttggaaCTG GCATTGACGTGTTCCTGCGTAGCGCTGCACTACCACAGCTACAATGGCGACGCGGACATCGGCATGCTGGTCACCGGTACCTTCATCGGCTACCTCATCATATTTGCTGGCGCTGCTGCCG gTTACGTGATGCAGACCCAGGCTCACAAACGCATCGATATTTTCTACTCGCTCGTGGGTGTTGCTCTGTTCGTCGCTAGCGGGGCTATGTTGATTGACag attTCAGAACTATTCCAAGTCCGAATTCAGGGACAAGAATTTGGCAAAGGCTTCGCTTTCAATTATCAACGGAGCCATTTTGCTGATTGATGCCGTGCTGACCCAGCGTGGAGGCTAA
- the LOC113395142 gene encoding uncharacterized protein LOC113395142, with the protein MKNITIFLTLFVFGKFLKASEIIHQAATIANQVYKLNVLTSVVWWHYDQHNVTHFLKKFKGSIVTVKISYENFKDTNFHKTVLYKQTVFFAAAPDEFEYFVERINQVIIVPIRVIMILSNQWTNSVDAFTKIAWKNDIGDIIILRIDPKGKIRYLTYKPYGKGACANYTALDLNINNRVNKTFFIRKYKNFHSCPIRVTMLEFIPFVQLTKENHTIIEVGGVDGILLKLLLERLNSSLDAILYKDHISDTNKNKTDFLDDLRHNAADIIIPGLVWTSKRYAVVQVSYSYNSINVVWCMPERREIHEWAKILLPFINVSTLLILAGFFFMFIIMKLANRIAKKSDNEIIFRMLSIFLGQVIRYYSSYWLINSLYNFWIWFCIIVRISYQGNLIDGLRKTILEPKISSLDEAMQVVDGVGGSIAFLEYYRNTSIENKFIKLKLKNITSYINDIGAGKRFLLAVDLLQVKFYNQAVQILEENVTTMPKSFYMRPRWSASSEISRIISHIVESGLYMKIQNDIILKLLLRNEKLSKIDDSLKPMGMELLKSCFYGLICMYIISSVVLTIEILWSKYKIKKT; encoded by the coding sequence atgaagaatataacaatatttctcaCGTTGTTTGTGTTTGGTAAATTTTTAAAGGCTTCTGAAATAATACATCAAGCAGCAACTATCGCAAATCAAGTATACAAATTAAACGTCTTGACGTCTGTTGTTTGGTGGCATTATGACCAACATAATGTAACACATTTTCTGAAAAAATTCAAAGGTTCAATAGTGACAGTTAAAATTAGCTATGAAAATTTTAAGGATactaattttcataaaacagtTTTATACAAACAAACTGTTTTCTTTGCTGCTGCTCCGGATgagtttgaatattttgttgaaaGAATAAACCAAGTTATTATTGTTCCTATACGCGTGATTATGATTTTGTCAAATCAATGGACTAATTCAGTCGATGCTTTTACAAAAATAGCGTGGAAAAATGATATcggtgatataattatattaagaatcgATCCAAAAGgtaaaattagatatttaacGTATAAACCATATGGAAAAGGAGCTTGTGCAAATTATACGGCGTTAGATTTGAATATTAACAATAGAGTTAATAAAACTTTCTTTATAAGGAAATACAAGAACTTTCATAGTTGTCCAATTCGAGTTACGATGCTTGAATTCATACCTTTCGTTCAATTGACAAAAGAAAATCATACAATTATTGAAGTCGGTGGTGTCGACGGTATTCTACTCAAGTTACTGCTGGAAAGATTAAATTCATCATTAgatgcaattttatataaagatcaTATTTCTGACACAAACAAAAACAAGACAGATTTTCTTGATGACTTAAGACACAACGCTGCAGATATAATAATACCCGGTCTTGTCTGGACATCAAAAAGATATGCAGTTGTACAAGTGTCATACTCATATAATAGCATAAATGTGGTTTGGTGTATGCCCGAACGTCGCGAAATACACGAGTGGGCTAAAATTCTATTGCCTTTTATCAATGTATCAACGCTACTTATTTTGGCGGGATTTTTCTTTATGTTTATCATAATGAAGCTCGCTAATAGAATCGCAAAAAAATctgataatgaaataatttttagaaTGCTGAGTATATTCCTCGGCCaagttataagatattattcaaGTTATTGGCTAATAAATAGCTTGTATAACTTTTGGATTTGGTTTTGCATAATTGTTCGTATATCATATCAAGGAAATCTTATTGATGGATTGCGAAAAACTATTTTAGAACCAAAGATATCATCACTGGATGAAGCAATGCAAGTCGTAGACGGAGTTGGAGGTTCGATAGCATTTCTAGAATATTATCGCAATAcatcaattgaaaataaatttataaagttgaaattgaaaaatattacgagCTACATCAACGATATAGGCGCTGGAAAAAGATTTTTGCTTGCAGTTGATTTGttacaagtaaaattttataatcaagCTGTACAAATTCTCGAAGAAAACGTAACGACCAtgccaaaaagtttttatatgcgGCCTCGTTGGTCAGCTTCTTCTGAAATTTCTCGTATTATTAGCCATATAGTAGAATCCGGTCTCTACATGAAAATACAGAATGATATAATCTTGAAGTTATTATTGCGGAAcgaaaaattaagtaaaatagaTGATTCTTTGAAACCAATGGGAATGGAGTTATTGAAGTCCTGTTTCTATGGGCTtatttgtatgtacataataagTTCGGTCGTTCTTACGATAGAAATTTTATGGAGTAAgtacaagataaaaaaaacataa